The region AGTCTACGCGGCCTTTAGGGTTGTCCCCTGTTAAGTGGCCTGTTTTACCACCCATTTCGATCTCTTTGTATTTACGATCTTTCATGATGGGGCGGAAGGAGCGGCGAGAAGTCCCCGCAACAACCGTTTGCTCCATTAACTCACGAACTTTAGCCGCAGATTCTTTCGACATCGTTTGGCCTTTGTTCATCGTAGCACCTTGGTAAACAGTCTTGCCTTCTTTGTCTTGCATCGAGTTTACGATGTAAGGAACAACGACTTTACCGTCATTCGCGACCGAAGCAGCGATCATCGCACCTTGAACAGGACTCATGCGATTCATTTTGTTATACCCAGAAGCTGCCTCAGCCATTTCAAATCCCTTACCTGGAGGGATGTAAGCAACACCCATATCCACCGGGAAGTCAGCAGCGATCTCTTGATTGAACATGAAGCGGTTCGAGTACTCGTTCAAATCTTCAGGATGAAGGTTTTCGATACTCAAACGACCGAATGCTGTATTGATCGATCGAGCAAATGCATCTTTTAAAGAGATCACATTTGTCCAGCGAGTTACGCGGTCCGATAAAACATTCTTTTTGTATAGAGTATATGCTCCACCATTGTAGTGAATCTTGTGAGAAGGCTCGACACCCGCTTTATCCACAGCAGCTGTTGCCGTCACAACTTTGAAAACAGATGCCGCTGGGAACGTAGCTTGAAGGTTCAAATTGTTGCCAGTTGGGTTGTCGCGTTGGAAGCTCGACATCGCCAGGACTTCCCCTGTAGCAGCGTCGATCATGAAGATCGCACCATAGTCAGGTTTGTAGGATTTTAACAAACGATCTGCTTCTTGTTGAAGAGAAGTGTCGATGGTGTAGTTGACCGCAAGTTGCTCTTCATGACCATCCAACTGAACGTTCATTTTCGCAGGCAGTTCATTGTTTTTGATTTTGTCACTCAGTGCTTTCGCGATTTGAGAACGTTGCTCAAGCTGAGATTGAATTTGTTTTTCGGCCTTTGCCTCTGGAGTGCTGGAAGCTGTGAAGCCCATCAGAGAGTAAAGTGCTACTCCGCAAACGCTCGAAAATACGAATAGTTTCAATAAATTAGGTTTTCTTGTAGATCGCATATCTTTTAAGCGTAACATCAGTAAATTGGCAGTTTCAAGGCCATTCTCGAAAGAAGTCACGGCAAACTGGCTCAGAGTGCGACTTTTAAGGGTTTACGACGTGACTCTCGAGTGAATTTGGACTAAAGACTTAATACCATGAAGACTAAAGAACGTATCCTTCTCACCTCTATTGATCTCTTTAATCGCAGTGGCGTTGTCGCTGTAACGACAAATCACATCGCAAAAGCGATGGATATCAGTCCCGGCAACCTTTATTTCCACTATGACAACAAAGAAGAAATCCTAGTTGAGTTGTTCAAACGCATGGCTAAGGAAACATACGATGTATGGCGTCCTCGTCGTGTAAAAAAGGTTACTCCGCAGGATTTCATCAACGACAACTTCGATCTTTACTGGCGCTATCGCTTTTTCCACCGCGAAATGTATGCTCTTCGTCGTAAGGATGTGGAGCTTGCGAAAATGTGGCGCACGCACATCCAAAAAATGATGAAGTTGATGGTGATTTTGTACCGTCAATGGGTGCGCGAAGGTAAGATGATCAAAATCGACGACGTTCATGAAATGCAATACGTAGCGGAGTCTTTGCTGGCAATGTCCACGACATTCCTGCAGTTCTTCGAATCAGCGGAACGCCAACCAGGCCGTCGTACCATTGAACGGGGTAAACGCCACGTGACTCGTTTGCTAGCTCCTTACACAGCTGGCGACACTAAAGACGAGTTTGAAAAAATTCTCAAATCCTAGCCGAAAACGTCACTCTTCCCTCTGTAAAATCGATTAGGGGGAGGTCGGTCCTGGCAAGCACATTGCTATAAAGAAACCTGTCTCTTTGCGAAAGGTTTCTTCATGAAAGCACTTATTTTATCTTCAGCGCTGGTTTTGATGACGACGGTCGCTTCGGCTTCTGGTGAAAACTGCAAGGCACTTAAAGCAGAGCTGATCGCAATGAAAGACGCACAAACGCAGATGATGGGCAGTCTGGTTAGCAATCACGAAACCTTCGCCTCAACTTTGGAAGAGTACTCCGACAACTTGGTGACCTCTTCCGGAGATGCTCCTAAAAAAGCTATTACTAAAGAAATGAAGGCTTCTGCGAAAGCTTTCCGCACGCGCGGGGTTCAGGGTAAGCGCATGGCGGAGAAGCTCCAAGAAGCAACAGGGGACCTGCTTAGCCGCGTGGCCGAGTGTCTGTAGGCTGTCTCGGGGGAGACTGTCTTAATAGGGGTTCTGGAAGGCGACCTACGATGTAGGTCGCCTTTTGTTTTTGTGCCTCTCCACATCCATTTTGCGCCAATATGAGAATCATTAACGTCCATTTTGCTGGCCATTTGCTTTCCGCAGCGATGGGTGTAAAATATTAACGCCCTGCGTATTGTGAAAGATGATGTCACAGAACGCGTTTTTGCGGGTATTTGGCATAGACGCATCATTGTCCGCAAGCGTCGAAAAGATAATATAATCAGTACCTTACTTAGCTGTAAGTTGATGTAAGATTTTTTGCTTGCAAATAATACAGGGCTGGAACTTAATAGTTCAGTTCCAAATTGGCACTCAAGCTCGAAGGAACGAGGGGGGCAGTATGGCTATCTCTGAAAAGTTGGTCGGCGAATGCAGACAAAGACTTTTGCAATCGAAGCAAGATATCCTCAATAGAGTGAAGGAAGCACGATTGAATTTGGACCAGAACGAGGAAAAGGGCGGCGATGAAGGCGATCAAACAGTTCGCGTTCTTGCTGAACAAGAATTCCTAAGCATGCACGAAAGACTTCGCTCGCAGCTTATGGAAATCGAATCGGCTCTGGCACGTATCGAAAACGGTTCTTTTGGTTTCTGCGAAGAAACTGAAGAGGAAATTGAGCCAGAACGTCTGCGCGCAATTCCTTGGACTCGTCTAAGCATCGAAGGTGCTGAGATTCGCGAGTCAGTGAACAAACGCTACGCTCGCGGCTAAACGATTAGCAAGAGCTATTAAAATTGAATATGAAGGCAGTCCTTGCTTGCAGGGATTGTTTTGTCTCGAGGGGATTGAAGAGGAATTGGACGGAGTCTAATTCCTCTTCGTATTTTGGGCTCGTGAAAACTGGCCTTTTGGTTTTGGAATTTGTTCTGATTAGAAGTCTACGCCGACGCCCACTGTGCCGTAAAAGCTAGAAAGACTAGCACCGGATTGATCAGCTTTGGTGAAGTCGTATTTTTTCATGCCGAATCCGAGTTCCCCGAAAAAGTTATTGGTGAATAAAATTTTCCCGTGAAAGTTTAGTAGGAAATCCATACCCATGGTCGTTCCGCTGTCTGCGGAGCCAAAGAATTGGATGTATTCCATGTCTACGTATTTTGGATGGTTCAAGAAAGAAAACTTATTCAGCCAATTGTCCAAGGTTTTTGGCATTGAGCGTGCCCAGAATAAACCGGCGCCGATCTTGTTGGCCTTTTCCTCGCCCACAGCTAAAGCTTCGTATGCAAAGATAGCTCCGACGGTTTCGTCACGCTCCCAAAGGCCTTGCGCAAAACGATAGCGCAAGTCTACTTGGGTTGAAGACAGGCCGACCTTTTCGGTACCGCCTCCTTCCTTTTGTGCGTCTACGTCTGCCAATGTCGAGAAGTGTTTGGCGGAAACACCCCAGCGCTGTTTTGACAGGTAATTATTTTGCCACCCGAAAATATCATTGAACCAGTATTGCAAATGAAGTTCTCCGATGAACGTTGAGCCACCGCTGGAAGTTGAAAGACCACTTAAACGTACACTCGCTTCGCCAGAACCACCGCGATAAATCTCCAGATAGGCTTTCTGTGGTTCAGATTTACCGGTTTCGATTTCACTTATTAAAAGCTGCGGTTTGTTCAAAGCGTATTTTTGCTCTGCTTGGTATTTCCAAACTCGCAAATCGGAATCTTTGTTTTTTTCGT is a window of Bdellovibrio sp. SKB1291214 DNA encoding:
- a CDS encoding TraR/DksA family transcriptional regulator; translation: MAISEKLVGECRQRLLQSKQDILNRVKEARLNLDQNEEKGGDEGDQTVRVLAEQEFLSMHERLRSQLMEIESALARIENGSFGFCEETEEEIEPERLRAIPWTRLSIEGAEIRESVNKRYARG
- a CDS encoding penicillin-binding transpeptidase domain-containing protein codes for the protein MLRLKDMRSTRKPNLLKLFVFSSVCGVALYSLMGFTASSTPEAKAEKQIQSQLEQRSQIAKALSDKIKNNELPAKMNVQLDGHEEQLAVNYTIDTSLQQEADRLLKSYKPDYGAIFMIDAATGEVLAMSSFQRDNPTGNNLNLQATFPAASVFKVVTATAAVDKAGVEPSHKIHYNGGAYTLYKKNVLSDRVTRWTNVISLKDAFARSINTAFGRLSIENLHPEDLNEYSNRFMFNQEIAADFPVDMGVAYIPPGKGFEMAEAASGYNKMNRMSPVQGAMIAASVANDGKVVVPYIVNSMQDKEGKTVYQGATMNKGQTMSKESAAKVRELMEQTVVAGTSRRSFRPIMKDRKYKEIEMGGKTGHLTGDNPKGRVDWFVGYALEENRKIAVAAITVNKKFWTVKSAHLGQSMFKKYFAPVIAAQHAKRSITSVEN
- a CDS encoding TetR/AcrR family transcriptional regulator — its product is MKTKERILLTSIDLFNRSGVVAVTTNHIAKAMDISPGNLYFHYDNKEEILVELFKRMAKETYDVWRPRRVKKVTPQDFINDNFDLYWRYRFFHREMYALRRKDVELAKMWRTHIQKMMKLMVILYRQWVREGKMIKIDDVHEMQYVAESLLAMSTTFLQFFESAERQPGRRTIERGKRHVTRLLAPYTAGDTKDEFEKILKS